The Salinibaculum sp. SYNS191 genome has a window encoding:
- a CDS encoding redoxin domain-containing protein codes for MPDVGDTAPDFTAPLAHGDGDTTEFSLSDVLADEAPVVLAFFPGAFTPPCKQEMAQFQNDIDQYRELGATLYGVSVDSPFAQNAFRDENGFEFGMVSDTNKEIIADYDVSIDMADIGYHGLANRAVFVVDADGEITYKWVADEPADQPDFDAVEEAVEAAA; via the coding sequence ATGCCAGACGTAGGCGACACCGCACCAGACTTCACCGCACCGCTCGCACACGGCGATGGCGACACAACAGAGTTCTCGCTCTCGGACGTCCTGGCCGACGAGGCCCCGGTCGTCCTGGCCTTCTTCCCCGGCGCGTTCACCCCGCCGTGCAAGCAGGAGATGGCGCAGTTCCAGAACGACATCGACCAGTATCGCGAACTGGGCGCGACGCTGTACGGCGTCAGCGTCGACAGCCCCTTCGCGCAGAACGCGTTCCGCGACGAGAACGGCTTCGAGTTCGGGATGGTAAGCGACACGAACAAGGAGATAATCGCGGACTACGACGTCTCCATCGACATGGCGGACATCGGCTACCACGGCCTGGCGAACCGCGCGGTGTTCGTCGTCGACGCCGACGGCGAAATCACCTACAAGTGGGTCGCCGACGAACCCGCCGACCAGCCCGACTTCGACGCCGTCGAGGAAGCGGTCGAGGCAGCGGCCTGA
- a CDS encoding MFS transporter — MAESTAAESEGDADPLDSFRQFVAMPRDVLVLSVAMFAFSLGFQMTTRYVPEYMRVLGAGPVVVGLYKSLGDLIGAVYPYPGGAVSDRVGSRVALTVFGFVSALGFAFWLVAPGLSLSLGPVTIPGWVWIFVGLFLVQAWKSFGLGATFAVVKQSTEPQHLAAGFASTETFRRVGFLLGLLAATALLAVTASFVVGFQAILAVAIVFAVAGTVVQHFLYDSAADTIGKSFEGIAGIRRDLREMPDPLQPLLLGDTLVRFGNGMIYAFVIFVITDIWQLEATVFGIALGPAAFFGVLLAVEMVVALLSMYPVARLAERTGLKPVVGLGFVVYAVFPVVLITAPPDPLVVGAIFAFSGLRFAGLPAHKALIVGPAEQDTGGRVTGTYYLVRNTVVIPSGVVGGLLYGFDPTVAFAVATAIGLLGTGLFLVFGEEFPAYA, encoded by the coding sequence ATGGCCGAGTCCACCGCGGCGGAGTCCGAGGGCGACGCGGACCCGCTGGACTCTTTTCGCCAGTTCGTCGCCATGCCGCGGGACGTGCTGGTGCTCTCCGTCGCGATGTTCGCCTTCTCGCTTGGCTTCCAGATGACCACCCGCTACGTCCCCGAGTACATGCGCGTGCTCGGGGCCGGCCCGGTCGTTGTCGGCCTCTACAAGAGCCTCGGGGACCTCATCGGCGCGGTCTACCCCTACCCCGGTGGGGCGGTGTCGGACCGCGTCGGCTCCCGCGTCGCGCTGACCGTCTTCGGGTTCGTCTCCGCGCTCGGGTTCGCCTTCTGGCTGGTCGCGCCCGGCCTCTCACTTTCCCTCGGGCCGGTCACGATTCCGGGCTGGGTCTGGATTTTCGTCGGCCTGTTCCTGGTGCAGGCCTGGAAGTCCTTCGGCCTCGGCGCGACCTTCGCCGTCGTCAAGCAGAGTACCGAGCCCCAGCACCTCGCGGCCGGGTTCGCCTCGACCGAGACGTTCCGCCGGGTCGGCTTCCTGCTCGGCCTGCTGGCCGCCACCGCGCTGTTGGCCGTGACCGCCTCCTTCGTCGTCGGCTTCCAGGCCATCCTCGCCGTCGCCATCGTCTTCGCCGTCGCCGGCACCGTCGTCCAGCACTTCCTCTACGACTCCGCGGCCGACACCATCGGAAAATCCTTCGAAGGCATCGCCGGCATCCGCCGTGACCTCCGGGAGATGCCCGACCCGCTCCAGCCGCTGTTGCTCGGGGACACGCTCGTGCGCTTCGGGAACGGGATGATATACGCCTTCGTCATCTTCGTCATCACGGACATCTGGCAACTGGAGGCCACCGTGTTCGGCATCGCGCTCGGCCCCGCCGCCTTCTTCGGCGTCCTGCTGGCCGTGGAGATGGTGGTGGCGCTGCTCTCGATGTACCCCGTCGCCCGCCTCGCCGAGCGGACGGGGCTGAAACCCGTCGTCGGCCTCGGATTCGTCGTCTACGCCGTCTTCCCCGTCGTCCTCATCACCGCGCCGCCGGACCCGCTGGTCGTCGGCGCTATCTTCGCGTTCTCGGGGCTTCGCTTCGCCGGCCTCCCGGCCCACAAGGCGCTCATCGTCGGCCCGGCCGAGCAGGACACCGGCGGGCGCGTGACGGGCACGTACTACCTCGTCCGGAACACCGTCGTCATCCCCAGCGGCGTCGTCGGGGGACTGCTCTACGGCTTCGACCCGACCGTCGCCTTCGCCGTCGCCACGGCAATCGGCCTGCTCGGGACCGGACTCTTTCTGGTCTTCGGGGAGGAGTTCCCCGCCTACGCGTGA
- a CDS encoding threonine aldolase family protein, whose amino-acid sequence MIDLRSDTVTRPSDAMRAAARDAPVGDDVYREDPSVEKLQERAADVLGTDAALFVPSGTMGNQVAARTHTERGQELLCERESHIYKWELAGLAQHAGVQPRTIDGGDRGVVTPEQVRAGHVAADGHRPGTGLLALENTHNSKGGTAIAPEAIAAAADAAHDLGVPVHLDGARLFNAAVAHDRPAADFVAPVDSVMCCLSKGLGAPVGSILAGETEFVEDARRVRKLMGGGMRQAGIVAAPGIEALDNRKRLAEDHRRAERLAAGLDDIEGLSVPDPETNIVIVETDRPAAAVLDDCEAEGVLGVPFDEHVIRFCTHWDVDDADVEEAVAAVERAV is encoded by the coding sequence ATGATAGACCTCCGCAGCGACACCGTCACGCGGCCCAGCGACGCGATGCGCGCGGCCGCCCGCGACGCCCCCGTCGGCGACGACGTCTACCGCGAAGACCCCTCCGTCGAGAAACTCCAGGAGCGAGCGGCCGACGTGCTCGGTACCGATGCTGCCCTGTTCGTTCCCTCCGGCACGATGGGCAACCAGGTCGCCGCCCGGACCCACACCGAGCGCGGCCAGGAACTGCTCTGCGAGCGCGAGAGTCACATCTACAAGTGGGAACTGGCCGGCCTCGCACAGCACGCGGGGGTCCAGCCCCGGACGATAGACGGCGGGGACCGCGGCGTCGTCACCCCCGAGCAGGTCCGCGCGGGCCACGTCGCGGCCGACGGTCACCGACCCGGTACCGGCCTGCTCGCGCTGGAGAACACCCACAACAGCAAGGGCGGCACGGCCATCGCGCCCGAAGCCATCGCCGCGGCGGCCGACGCGGCCCACGACCTGGGCGTCCCGGTTCACCTCGACGGCGCGCGCCTGTTCAACGCCGCCGTCGCCCACGACCGGCCAGCCGCCGACTTCGTCGCACCGGTGGACTCGGTGATGTGCTGTCTCTCGAAGGGCCTGGGCGCGCCCGTCGGTTCGATTCTGGCGGGCGAGACCGAGTTCGTCGAGGACGCCCGTCGCGTCCGGAAACTCATGGGCGGCGGGATGCGCCAGGCCGGCATCGTCGCCGCACCGGGCATCGAGGCGCTGGACAATCGCAAGCGACTCGCGGAGGACCACCGCCGCGCCGAGCGCCTGGCGGCGGGGCTGGACGACATCGAGGGGCTCTCGGTCCCCGACCCAGAGACGAACATCGTCATCGTGGAGACCGACCGACCAGCAGCGGCCGTCCTCGACGACTGCGAGGCGGAGGGCGTGCTGGGCGTCCCCTTCGACGAGCACGTGATTCGCTTCTGTACGCACTGGGATGTCGACGACGCGGACGTCGAGGAGGCGGTTGCGGCCGTCGAGCGCGCGGTGTGA
- a CDS encoding ABC transporter substrate-binding protein, with product MTTLSRRRLLKSAGAGLVGLTGGLAGCSGNGGTDGGSGSAPDSLTLGTLNVFPMMQYFVIDQQGWYDDLGPDIELKTFGGGPPLVQAYASGSLDFAYVGISPGLVAIANGVASKVVAANVLEPNVMVGDSEFRSYWTDHGADAFEQFRQDKGRKPKFATLPAGSTPDVFLRFWITEALGLSLDVVEIVGQSPSALQSTLATGNADAGSAIEPIPTLLQENPDSDMQPFSYAGEVMPGQPGAVLQPSQALVDDNPDLVQELVDIHVRATEFIHENRAEAAEMASAVIGSDVLSSSVARTAINSPASNFISNPRRIVDKSLVYNDFHQQLDSVGEDLSEGDIFDHSFYDEVSDGG from the coding sequence ATGACGACGCTCTCTCGTCGCCGGTTGCTCAAGAGTGCTGGCGCAGGTCTCGTCGGACTGACCGGTGGGCTGGCCGGGTGCAGCGGCAACGGCGGCACCGACGGCGGCAGCGGCTCCGCCCCCGACTCGCTCACGCTCGGGACGCTCAACGTCTTCCCGATGATGCAGTACTTCGTCATCGACCAGCAGGGCTGGTACGACGACCTCGGGCCGGACATCGAACTCAAAACCTTCGGCGGCGGCCCGCCGCTGGTCCAGGCCTACGCCTCTGGTTCGCTCGATTTCGCCTACGTGGGAATCAGCCCGGGCTTGGTCGCCATCGCCAACGGCGTCGCCTCAAAAGTGGTGGCGGCGAACGTCCTCGAACCGAACGTCATGGTCGGCGACAGCGAGTTCCGCTCGTACTGGACGGACCACGGCGCGGACGCCTTCGAGCAGTTCCGCCAGGACAAGGGCCGCAAACCGAAGTTCGCGACGCTACCGGCTGGCTCGACCCCCGACGTGTTCCTCCGCTTCTGGATTACGGAGGCGCTGGGGCTCTCGCTGGACGTGGTGGAAATCGTCGGGCAGAGTCCCAGCGCGCTCCAGTCGACGCTGGCGACGGGCAACGCCGACGCCGGCAGCGCCATCGAGCCGATTCCGACCCTGCTGCAGGAGAACCCGGACAGCGACATGCAGCCGTTCTCCTACGCGGGCGAGGTCATGCCCGGCCAGCCAGGGGCCGTCCTCCAGCCCTCCCAGGCACTGGTCGACGACAACCCCGACCTCGTGCAGGAACTGGTCGACATCCACGTCCGCGCGACGGAGTTCATCCACGAGAACCGCGCCGAGGCCGCCGAGATGGCGAGCGCGGTCATCGGCTCGGACGTCCTCTCGTCGTCGGTGGCCAGGACCGCTATCAACTCGCCGGCCTCGAACTTCATCTCGAACCCCCGCCGCATCGTCGACAAGTCGCTGGTCTACAACGACTTCCATCAGCAACTCGACTCCGTCGGCGAGGACCTCTCGGAGGGCGACATCTTCGACCACAGCTTCTACGACGAGGTGAGCGATGGCGGGTAG
- a CDS encoding ABC transporter permease, translated as MAGSVEPETLDVPGTGSFRLGQLRNLALQTGALVAFVALWWGAALFTPQTLLPQPPAVLEVLVADVTSGQLFELVVQSLRHYLPGLLVGSALGMAVGILVGWSSLASQTVGTVAGLLRPVPPLAWIPFAIIWFGLNDSGAAFIIAIVAFWINYYNAESGVRSVDDQLLEVGQSLGTKSDLGLIRRIVLPSATPELFTGFRTAAGQAWMVMVAAELLGVPGIGKHLWDAANFLQMPVVIAYMLVIGVLFLLSDRLIKLAETYTLAWR; from the coding sequence ATGGCGGGTAGCGTCGAACCGGAAACGCTCGACGTCCCCGGCACCGGTAGCTTCCGCCTCGGCCAGCTCCGCAACCTCGCCCTCCAGACGGGGGCGCTCGTCGCCTTCGTCGCGCTGTGGTGGGGCGCGGCGCTTTTCACGCCGCAGACGCTGCTCCCACAGCCACCCGCCGTGCTGGAGGTGCTCGTCGCCGACGTCACGTCGGGACAGCTGTTCGAGCTGGTGGTCCAGAGCCTGCGTCACTACCTGCCCGGGCTGCTCGTCGGCTCCGCGCTGGGGATGGCCGTCGGCATCCTCGTCGGCTGGTCGTCGCTGGCCTCACAGACCGTCGGTACCGTCGCGGGGTTGCTCCGGCCGGTCCCGCCGCTGGCGTGGATCCCCTTCGCCATCATCTGGTTCGGCCTCAACGACAGCGGCGCGGCCTTCATCATCGCCATCGTCGCGTTCTGGATAAACTACTACAACGCTGAGAGCGGCGTCCGGAGCGTCGACGACCAGTTGCTCGAGGTCGGCCAGTCGCTGGGCACGAAGTCCGACCTCGGGCTCATCCGGCGCATCGTCCTGCCCTCGGCCACGCCGGAGCTTTTCACCGGCTTCCGGACCGCCGCGGGCCAGGCCTGGATGGTGATGGTCGCGGCCGAACTGCTGGGGGTGCCCGGCATCGGCAAGCACCTCTGGGACGCGGCCAACTTCCTCCAGATGCCGGTGGTCATCGCGTACATGCTCGTCATCGGCGTCCTCTTTCTCCTGTCGGACCGGCTCATCAAACTCGCGGAGACGTACACCCTCGCCTGGCGGTGA
- a CDS encoding ABC transporter ATP-binding protein has product MTTNSSHATDRTRSMDTEIAVDGVSKTYRSERGPVQALADVDFDVGQGEFVSIVGPSGCGKSTAFRIVAGLEEATEGEVRVDGRRVTEPGPDRGMVFQDDALFPWRTVAGNVAYGLEEVGPPEGATVDERVDYCLDLVGLAEKADAYPKELSGGQRQRVGIARALAVDPPILLMDEPFGSVDARTKTSLHRELLDIWAETRKTICFVTHDIEEAVYLSDRIVVFSAGPGTVLDEIPVPLERPRDRTGDAFTDIKADVLAYFEDEED; this is encoded by the coding sequence ATGACGACCAACTCATCACACGCGACCGACCGAACCCGCAGCATGGACACCGAAATCGCCGTCGACGGCGTTTCGAAGACCTACCGGAGCGAGCGCGGCCCCGTGCAGGCGCTGGCGGACGTAGACTTCGACGTCGGCCAGGGGGAGTTCGTCTCCATCGTCGGCCCCTCCGGCTGTGGCAAGTCCACGGCCTTCCGCATCGTCGCCGGACTGGAGGAGGCGACGGAGGGAGAGGTCCGCGTCGACGGCCGGCGGGTCACCGAACCGGGACCCGACCGCGGGATGGTGTTTCAGGACGACGCACTCTTTCCGTGGCGGACCGTCGCTGGCAACGTCGCCTACGGGCTGGAGGAGGTCGGCCCGCCGGAGGGGGCCACCGTCGACGAGCGCGTCGACTACTGCCTGGACCTCGTCGGCCTGGCCGAGAAGGCCGACGCCTACCCGAAGGAACTCTCCGGCGGGCAGCGCCAGCGCGTCGGCATCGCGCGGGCGCTCGCGGTCGACCCGCCGATTCTGCTGATGGACGAGCCCTTCGGCAGCGTCGACGCCCGCACGAAGACATCGCTGCACCGCGAACTGCTGGACATCTGGGCGGAGACCCGCAAGACCATCTGCTTCGTCACCCACGACATCGAGGAGGCGGTCTACCTCTCGGACCGCATCGTCGTCTTCTCGGCCGGCCCGGGGACGGTCCTCGACGAGATTCCGGTCCCGCTGGAGCGCCCCCGCGACCGCACGGGCGACGCCTTTACCGACATCAAAGCGGACGTTCTCGCCTACTTCGAGGACGAGGAGGACTGA
- a CDS encoding MBL fold metallo-hydrolase, with amino-acid sequence MDLRFLGGAGEVGRSAILVNDSLLLDYGTLTGNPPQFPLGFSRGGGPSVAPDAVVVSHGHLDHVGAIPALLAGDRRPPIHWTPPTRDLALTLARDTLKLHGGTYGCPFTEEELRRVTQVSRTHGFGETFEAAGHEVTFFDAGHIPGSAHVLVSDGETRLLYTGDYHTDNQRLMAGTTARPDADVLVTESTYSDVDHDPREEVERRFAESVKTTLWEGGTVVVPAFAIGRTQEMLLICEAYDIPCYVDGMGVRVTDMLRQYPEFVRDADALQRAASHARVVDGRDGQRKRIANENAAIVTTSGMLSGGPAMTYIPEIRTHPTNKIALTGYQVEGTPGRDLVETGSAEIDGRRMPVSAQVEQYDFSAHADRDGLLAVLGEYRDTPILVNHGDRCGAFAEELRGDGFDAAAPELGETVSV; translated from the coding sequence ATGGACCTGCGGTTTCTCGGCGGCGCTGGCGAGGTGGGCCGGAGTGCCATCCTCGTCAACGACTCCCTGCTGCTGGACTACGGTACCCTGACCGGGAACCCGCCGCAGTTCCCGCTCGGCTTCTCGCGGGGCGGCGGCCCGTCGGTAGCGCCCGACGCCGTCGTCGTCTCCCACGGCCACCTCGACCACGTCGGCGCGATTCCCGCGCTGCTTGCCGGCGACCGCCGGCCGCCGATTCACTGGACGCCGCCGACGCGGGACCTCGCGCTGACGCTCGCCCGCGACACCCTGAAGCTCCACGGCGGGACCTACGGCTGTCCGTTCACCGAGGAGGAACTCCGCCGGGTCACCCAGGTCTCCCGGACTCACGGCTTCGGGGAGACCTTCGAGGCGGCCGGCCACGAGGTCACGTTCTTCGACGCCGGCCACATCCCGGGGAGCGCGCACGTCCTCGTCAGCGACGGGGAGACGCGCCTGCTCTATACCGGCGACTACCACACCGACAATCAGCGGCTGATGGCCGGGACCACCGCCCGTCCCGACGCCGACGTCCTGGTCACCGAGAGCACCTACTCCGACGTGGACCACGACCCCCGCGAGGAAGTCGAGCGGCGGTTCGCCGAGAGCGTGAAGACGACGCTGTGGGAGGGCGGCACCGTCGTCGTCCCCGCTTTCGCCATCGGCCGGACCCAGGAGATGCTGCTCATCTGCGAGGCGTACGACATCCCCTGCTACGTCGACGGGATGGGCGTCCGGGTGACCGACATGCTCCGGCAGTACCCCGAGTTCGTCCGCGACGCCGACGCGCTGCAACGGGCGGCCTCCCACGCCCGCGTCGTCGACGGTCGGGACGGCCAGCGCAAGCGCATCGCTAACGAGAACGCCGCCATCGTCACCACGAGCGGGATGCTCTCCGGCGGCCCGGCGATGACCTACATCCCCGAAATCCGGACGCACCCGACGAACAAGATAGCGCTGACCGGCTATCAGGTCGAGGGGACACCCGGCCGGGACCTGGTGGAGACCGGTAGCGCAGAAATCGACGGCCGGCGGATGCCGGTCAGCGCGCAGGTCGAGCAGTACGACTTCTCCGCCCACGCCGACCGCGACGGACTGCTCGCCGTCCTCGGCGAGTACCGGGACACCCCCATTCTCGTCAACCACGGCGACCGCTGCGGGGCGTTCGCCGAGGAACTGCGCGGGGACGGGTTCGACGCGGCGGCACCGGAACTCGGCGAGACGGTGTCGGTCTGA
- a CDS encoding VOC family protein yields MTAGTSLLPPDTAVGRVALRVDDLDRLVDFYTSVVGLAVLARTDDQATLGAGGRPLLELVRGPDAHPRSREEAGLFHTAFRVPDRAALGAALSRVETSWQLTGASDHRVSEALYLWDPEDNGIEIYRDFPREEWPTADGRVGMDTLPLERDALRAESSGDDALPDGADVGHVHLEVTDLDAARAFYEDTLGLGVRAEWTGAAFLAAGDYHHHVGLNVWSGRTAPAAGRGLDWFELVVPADALAAVRDRVAEAGIAVTETAEGILVRDPDRLAVRISVGE; encoded by the coding sequence ATGACCGCCGGGACCTCGCTTCTGCCACCCGACACCGCCGTCGGCAGGGTCGCCCTCCGGGTCGACGACCTCGACCGCCTGGTCGACTTCTACACCTCCGTCGTCGGCCTCGCCGTCCTGGCGCGGACCGACGACCAGGCCACGCTGGGGGCGGGCGGTCGGCCGCTGCTGGAACTGGTGCGCGGGCCCGACGCCCACCCCCGGTCGCGCGAGGAAGCGGGGCTGTTCCACACCGCCTTTCGCGTCCCCGACCGGGCCGCTCTCGGGGCGGCGCTCTCCCGGGTCGAGACGTCCTGGCAACTCACCGGTGCGTCGGACCACCGCGTCAGCGAGGCGCTGTACCTCTGGGACCCGGAGGACAACGGCATCGAGATATACCGCGACTTCCCACGCGAGGAGTGGCCCACCGCCGACGGGCGCGTCGGGATGGACACGCTCCCGCTGGAACGCGACGCCCTCCGCGCCGAGTCCAGCGGCGACGACGCACTGCCCGACGGGGCCGACGTCGGCCACGTCCACCTGGAGGTGACGGACCTCGACGCGGCCAGGGCGTTCTACGAGGACACGCTGGGGCTGGGCGTGCGCGCGGAGTGGACTGGCGCGGCCTTCCTCGCGGCGGGGGACTACCACCACCACGTCGGACTGAACGTCTGGAGCGGCCGCACCGCCCCCGCCGCCGGCCGGGGTCTCGACTGGTTCGAACTGGTGGTGCCGGCGGACGCACTCGCCGCCGTCCGCGACCGCGTTGCCGAGGCTGGCATCGCGGTCACCGAGACCGCCGAGGGCATCCTCGTCCGCGACCCCGACCGGCTCGCCGTCCGCATCTCTGTGGGCGAGTGA